A single Anopheles arabiensis isolate DONGOLA chromosome 2, AaraD3, whole genome shotgun sequence DNA region contains:
- the LOC120893987 gene encoding transmembrane protein 132E, giving the protein MSSISCYTMGYMQITLLIGIISLTFGVEVHFETPDSGFFLKHSPRQSALASVVSAATSNYGKVRSSNGDSVLSVDRFTVVQTTQPVSVRASYGPFSTKQTVPARYIVPDVLESTHTEGSSTHNTTATLMELQQQSNLQLDISAHVVRNTVARDSPVLRVLFHAGADPGGHLQRQKICVLLHASMGNQIPLKGKCMPEGEDGVCVAEVIIPSNWWPPLPPPERDGRISSTPPKSPQRIVQVSYSVFEPPARSPELCEPKVQIQPLTPFAKIPLIQSQLPYKELRADNTLTMMVPQQPLYPLSKLHVPVFLHPEKGQNIAVFIVRARVKAGMRILGAVASSDEWNVSVEKENTKHTVARVTAFRKDQDPDSPTGGSRTKDVSSNEAVLEVFSWLLEVSNDTKEYWDGGRIIWSVSYVNDGPKLKTDFTTESSSQTSTVFQEEGRKKIVAKLEILKDDIQAVLPIAKNWELMNTAVLTGRQVSQAMKVFIVSQAGKMADVTLQTSCQTEDESVMKVSSSCSSVYVDGSEVRGSSNASILVKYGTYAGLARFTVWMPEFPLEVSVADFRLSQIKGWKIPDDHSTVHAKSIRRKKRAYSNGGVWAHHADDFINGISSERSVCRARYQQSPVEVFARFVAVDQDSGRVSYLISRRTGLRVTDLVQSLLRVADPKIATLRGRTLQGRAMGRTDVQVLSPINGRVIGAREVRVGSDKVTITRLMVKVVSGLQLSISGDGSIDNGYIAETTVTRKLTAQYQEGLLDIELEFSDGSRTPLRDISVDDYFLLVESLDTEVVAFAPMLASHHPRVIAVGEGNGELLRVTLLLSEECRLRKNVPVSKQGMKISVGPLISALASVHVDFSSSDKNIKSDAVQNDGAIGRDRTKSGKELSDLEDILIGIPLKDSNDHDSAPVVHSTRQHLRGTGGGGIISGNSGMVGVFSSNKSLVHGDASTLEIGMYVVLSAFCLAIAIFVMSCVVYASKYRPVVIDANGEASARDGMGHSSVFDIGKGNESCATNAHDWVWLGRATVDRSNTDNIAERAPQYKDSRMHIISNPMNSKYDEVIEHASQINSFDNPNHIQLPSSVPFQNRAVNAVSETPVALIDSGTYKKRVHHNPTISEDAPSLPQPSFATTVVDRIEYRPPVPPHRNIGVTAQCSNKQLPIDTAAQLKATKRYHHRAPRNSSSIPFNSVDNISSNIAPSCGIQIHDASGMQKRNINHTQHQINVALFSNGNSSQAKQNESTQNIIARRSNGSPHSFENMGFSIVPASNSSYYQKDERNHQQHRTSKDLHMAERLVEQPNAQKTAFKFDTINQSKKHHQPFDRPKPSVLSDETYDQIHRGLNQQHVKHTLDQSPLDLSTEFNPIQIKEECCQKTISGSSDDDGGFRLILDQSLRDDNYKREATDSSCAAFEMASSRKTKKKPTVVGNPMFSTTPDSELGPAESLGLDDLDMDYEQIMHYFDNLKESNA; this is encoded by the exons ATGTCTTCAATTTCGTGTTACACGATGGGATATATGCAGATTACATTATTGATAG gaaTTATAAGTCTCACTTTTGGTGTTGAGGTTCATTTTGAAACGCCAGATAGTGGATTCTTTCTGAAGCATTCTCCGCGACAAAGTGCTTTAGCATCTGTGGTATCGGCTGCAACATCAAACTATGGTAAAGTACGATCATCTAATGGTGATTCCGTATTATCGGTGGACCGATTCACGGTAGTACAAACTACACAACCAGTATCTGTTAGAGCTAGCTATGGGCCGTTTTCTACAAAGCAAACAGTACCTGCCCGTTACATCGTTCCAGACGTACTTGAAAGCACACATACTGAAGGAAGTTCCACACATAATACAACCGCCACATTGATGGAATTACAACAACAATCTAATCTTCAGTTAGATATATCCGCCCATGTAGTACGAAACACTGTCGCACGTGATTCACCTGTACTtcgcgttttgtttcatgctgGTGCAGATCCAGGCGGTCATTTACAAAGACAGAAAATTTGCGTACTGCTTCATGCGTCGATGGGTAACCAAATTCCACTTAAAGGGAAGTGTATGCCGGAAGGCGAAGATGGCGTATGTGTAGCAGAAGTAATTATACCATCCAACTGGTGGCCACCTTTACCTCCTCCAGAAAGAGACGGACGTATCTCCAGCACGCCACCCAAGAGCCCACAAAGAATAGTACAAGTGTCTTATAGTGTATTCGAGCCTCCTGCACGAAGTCCAGAACTTTGTGAACCTAAAGTACAGATTCAACCGTTGACACCTTTTGCAAAAATTCCTCTTATTCAATCACAGTTACCATACAAAGAACTACGCGCTGATAATACGCTTACTATGATGGTTCCTCAACAACCTCTGTATCCACTGTCAAAATTACACGTTCCAGTTTTTCTTCATCCAGAGAAAGGTCAGAATATTGCTGTATTTATAGTAAG GGCGCGTGTCAAAGCAGGTATGCGTATTTTAGGGGCTGTAGCGTCGTCAGATGAGTGGAACGTCTCggtagaaaaggaaaacacgaAACACACTGTGGCTCGTGTTACTGCTTTTCGCAAAGACCAGGATCCAGATAGTCCAACTGGAGGAAGTCGAACAAAGGATGTTTCTTCTAATGAAGC TGTGTTAGAAGTATTTTCATGGCTACTTGAAGTTTCAAATGATACAAAGGAATATTGGGATGGTGGGCGAATCATATGGTCTGTTAGTTATGTGAATGATGGGCCAAAACTGAAGACGGATTTTACGACTGAATCTTCTTCACAAACTAGTACCGTATTCCAAGAAGAAGGTCGAAAAAAGATTGTCGCAAAACTTGAAATACTTAAAGACGATATCCAAGCCGTTTTACCAATAGCAAAG AATTGGGAGCTTATGAACACGGCTGTTCTCACCGGAAGACAAGTGTCGCAAGCCATGAAAGTATTTATAGTATCACAGGCCGGAAAGATGGCAGATGTCACATTACAAACTTCATGTCAGACAGAAGACGAAAGTGTTATGAAG GTATCTTCCTCGTGTAGTTCAGTATATGTTGATGGTTCAGAAGTCAGAGGTTCATCTAATGCCTCAATATTGGTGAAATATGGTACATATGCCGGATTGGCTCGATTTACAGTGTGGATGCCCGAATTTCCTTTAGAGGTATCTGTCGCAGACTTTCGTTTATCACAGATCAAAGGATGGAAAATTCCAGACGATCATAGCAC AGTGCACGCTAAATCCATTCGTCGTAAAAAACGAGCATATAGCAACGGTGGTGTTTGGGCCCATCATGCCGATGATTTTATAAATGGTATTTCTTCCGAACGCAGTGTTTGTCGTGCAAGATATCAGCAAAGTCCAGTGGAAGTATTTGCGAGATTCGTAGCGGTGGATCAAGATTCAGGGCGTGTTAGTTATTTAATATCTCGCCGAACTGGCCTTCGAGTAACAGATCTGGTACAATCCCTGCTACGTGTAGCAGACCCAAAAATTGCCACATTAAGAGGGCGCACACTTCAAGGCCGTGCGATGGGTCGCACTGATGTTCAG GTGCTATCTCCAATAAATGGGAGGGTCATTGGGGCCAGAGAAGTGCGAGTTGGCAGTGACAAAGTGACCATTACACGTTTAATGGTTAAAGTTGTTTCCGGCTTGCAATTGTCAATATCGGGCGATGGTTCTATTGATAATGGTTATATAGCAGAAACTACAGTGACGCGTAAATTGACTGCACAATATCAAGAAGGACTATTAGATATAGAATTAGAATTTTCTGATGGTTCGAGGACCCCGCTGAG GGATATATCAGTTGATGATTATTTCCTGCTGGTCGAAAGTCTTGATACCGAGGTAGTAGCATTTGCGCCTATGCTTGCATCCCATCACCCACGAGTGATTGCAGTCGGAGAGGGTAATGGAGAGTTATTACGTGTTACTTTACTTCTTTCGGAAGAATGTCGATTACGTAAAAATGTACCAGTTTCTAAGCAG GGAATGAAAATATCTGTTGGTCCGTTGATTAGCGCTCTTGCATCCGTACACGTTGATTTTAGTAGTTCGGATAAGAATATAAAATCAGATGCAGTTCAAAATGACGGAGCTATCGGAAGAGACCGAACTAAATCGGGAAAAGAATTGAGTGATCTAGAAGATATACTTATTGGGATCCCACTGAAAGATAGCAATGATCACGATTCTGCGCCTGTTGTGCATTCTACCAGACAACATCTCCGCGGCACTGGAGGTGGTGGCATTATTAGCGGCAACAGTGGAATGGTCGGAGTATTTTCGTCAAACAAAAGTTTGGTGCATGGTGATGCATCTACGCTCGAAATTGGCATGTATGTTGTATTGAGTGCCTTTTGTTTGGCAATTGCCATATTTGTGATGTCATGTGTAGTATATGCATCGAAGTATCGACCAGTTGTGATAGATGCTAATGGTGAAGCTAGTGCCCGCGATGGCATGGGACATTCAAGTGTGTTTGATATTGGCAAAGGCAACGAATCTTGTGCAACTAATGCACATGATTGGGTTTGGTTAGGTCGGGCAACTGTAGATCGTTCAAATACAGATAATATTGCAGAGAGAGCTCCCCAATATAAAG ATTCCCGAATGCATATTATTAGCAATCCGATGAACTCAAAGTACGATGAGGTGATCGAACATGCTTCGCAAATAAATAGTTTCGATAACCCTAATCATATTCAGTTGCCTTCATCTGTGCCATTCCAAAATCGTGCAGTAAACGCAGTAAGCGAAACACCTGTTGCATTAATAGATTCTGGTACCTATAAAAAGCGTGTTCATCATAACCCTACCATCAG tGAAGATGCACCATCACTTCCTCAACCTAGTTTTGCAACAACAGTTGTAGACCGTATTGAGTACCGTCCACCAGTTCCACCACATCGCAATATAGGAGTAACGGCTCAGTGTTCCAACAAG CAACTGCCAATTGATACTGCTGCTCAGTTAAAGGCTACAAAGCGTTATCATCATCGTGCCCcaagaaacagcagcagcattccaTTCAATAGTGTGGATAATATTTCCTCTAACATTGCTCCTAGTTGTGGAATACAGATACACGATGCTTCTGGAatgcaaaaacgaaacataaaCCACACTCAGCATCAAATCAATGTAGCTCTGTTTAGCAATGGGAATTCTTCTCAAgctaaacaaaacgaatcaaCTCAAAACATTATAGCTAGAAGATCAAATGGATCACCGCATTCGTTTGAAAATATGGGGTTTTCTATAGTACCCGCTTCAAATTCCAGTTATTACCAAAAAGACGAAAGaaatcatcaacaacatcgAACTTCAAAAGATTTACATATGGCTGAACGCTTAGTAGAACAACcaaatgcacaaaaaactgCGTTTAAATTTGACACTATTAATCAATCTAAAAAACACCATCAGCCCTTTGATCGTCCTAAGCCGTCAGTATTATCCGATGAAACTTATGATCAAATTCATCGAGGTCTAAATCAGCAACATGTAAAACATACGTTAGATCAGTCTCCTCTTGATCTGAGTACCGAATTCAATCCAATACAGATTAAAGAGGAGTGCTGTCAAAAAACTATTTCGGGATCAtcagatgatgatggtggttttAGACTCATATTAGACCAATCTTTAAGAGATGATAATTATAAAAGGGAAGCTACAGACTCATCTTGTGCTGCTTTTGAGATGGCATCATCGaggaaaactaaaaaaaaaccaacagtGGTGGGGAATCCTATGTTTTCCACAACGCCAGACAGCGAACTAGGACCGGCAGAGAGTCTAGGATTAGATGATCTAGATATGGATTATGAACAAATTATGCATTACTTCGATAATCTAAAG gAATCAAACGCCTGA